From Schistocerca americana isolate TAMUIC-IGC-003095 chromosome 9, iqSchAmer2.1, whole genome shotgun sequence, the proteins below share one genomic window:
- the LOC124550703 gene encoding serine/threonine-protein phosphatase 6 regulatory ankyrin repeat subunit C-like produces the protein MPDIQNLPVVLTPLQSKKGFDNGNTPNDGDSDPNEGFSYEHMAISLVFLRCLSKELPSFELRSEYDAAGKFDDVVVEWKCARNDGTVGRYTLLVQLKHKMSPDFQELKEAHFFSPTYAEKGFNIEKYYESFKEIKGSLNGSQYALVLSTNASLHENARCFFREPEASSVVGEADLLETGGEASSVVEAELLQTGGVVYQLNPDNERVLNMLWNIYSVPERRSAYVDDEASEDSKDHKSKPWRRRTELHSAIQNGDEEKARKLIRAGINLEVQDENGESALHYGAKAGASNTVKLLIEAGVSLEARDDGGRTALHCAARQGSGVCARLLVSGGAELDVRDHTGATPLHTAAEADADEVARVLTQAGADLKARDNDGMSPLHYAALQGSVKCARLLVRKGASVHRQDRFGATPLHYAGGGKVADVVNILLEAGARLHLRDEDGMTALHYAADKGSAKCVWLLVSSGAALNEQDNFGKTPLHYAVKANSAGVAKLLIDVGASLKVRDTHGKTALHYAAHNGGAECASVLVSAGADVNVRDIAGATPLHYAAEENATAVIELLVQSGARAHSRNEHGVTALHYAASRGSAKDARLLIRDIVHVNAPDKDGATPLHYAARAGNTDCASLLVRAGADIRIQDAGGLTALHYAARAPNPQCILFLIRAGSSVDVRDKKGATALHYAAMSDKAISLSKDGPIDGAAECIKLLLASRAYSGTRDEQGKTALHYAVSARNLACVALLIDAGCDVLATDKSGDAPLHCAVRADNSICFTLLLRSLATNSTSWR, from the exons GAACACACCAAACGATGGAGACAGCGATCCCAATGAAGGCTTCTCCTACGAACACATGGCCATTTCTCTTGTCttcctccgctgcctcagcaaggAGCTGCCCAGCTTTGAACTTCGTTCCGAGTACGACGCTGCAGGCAAATTCGACGACGTCGTCGTTGAGTGGAAATGTGCCAGAAATGATGGAACTGTTGGCAGGTACACGTTACTCGTGCAGTTGAAACACAAGATGTCGCCGGATTTTCAAGAGCTCAAAGAAGCCCATTTCTTTTCACCTACTTACGCAGAAAAGGGCTTCAACATTGAGAAGTACTATGAATCTTTTAAAGAGATTAAGGGGAGTCTGAACGGCAGCCAATATGCGCTAGTGCTCTCAACTAACGCCTCCCTGCATGAAAACGCGAGGTGTTTTTTTAGGGAGCCAGAGGCGAGCTCAGTCGTGGGGGAGGCAGACCTGTTAGAGACGGGCGGTGAGGCGAGTTCAGTCGTGGAGGCAGAGCTGCTACAGACGGGCGGTGTGGTGTACCAACTGAACCCAGACAACGAGAGG GTGCTGAATATGCTCTGGAATATCTACAGTGTCCCAGAAAGAAGAAGTGCGTATGTGGACGATGAGGCCTCTGAGGATTCCAAAGATCACAAGAGCAAGCCTTGGAGAAGAAGGACAGAGCTGCACAGTGCAATACAGAATGGAGACGAAGAGAAAGCCAGGAAGCTCATTCGTGCTGGTATAAATCTCGAAGTCCAGGACGAAAATGGAGAGAGTGCTCTGCATTACGGAGCGAAAGCTGGAGCCTCGAACACGGTGAAGCTACTCATTGAGGCTGGCGTATCTCTGGAGGCCCGAGATGACGGTGGACGGACAGCTCTGCACTGTGCCGCGCGCCAGGGCAGCGGGGTATGTGCTCGGCTGCTGGTAAGTGGTGGTGCAGAGCTGGACGTTCGGGACCACACCGGCGCGACACCACTGCACACTGCGGCGGAAGCAGATGCTGACGAAGTCGCCAGAGTGCTCACTCAAGCTGGTGCAGACCTCAAGGCGCGCGACAACGATGGAATGTCACCGCTGCACTACGCTGCGCTCCAGGGAAGCGTCAAATGCGCTCGGTTGCTCGTTCGCAAAGGTGCGAGCGTACACAGGCAGGACAGGTTCGGTGCAACTCCTCTTCACTACGCAGGGGGAGGAAAGGTCGCGGATGTGGTCAACATACTGCTCGAGGCCGGGGCGCGACTGCATCTTCGCGACGAAGACGGAATGACGGCCTTGCACTATGCTGCGGATAAGGGCAGCGCAAAATGCGTTTGGTTGCTCGTTAGTAGCGGTGCAGCTTTGAACGAGCAAGACAACTTCGGTAAAACACCCCTCCATTACGCGGTAAAAGCGAATTCCGCAGGCGTCGCCAAGTTACTTATCGATGTTGGTGCGTCTCTGAAGGTACGCGACACACACGGTAAGACGGCGTTACACTATGCGGCACATAATGGTGGGGCAGAGTGCGCTTCGGTGCTGGTCAGTGCAGGAGCAGATGTGAACGTGCGCGACATAGCTGGCGCCACCCCTCTGCACTATGCGGCGGAGGAAAACGCCACGGCCGTCATCGAGCTACTGGTTCAGTCCGGCGCACGTGCGCACAGCCGCAATGAGCACGGGGTAACAGCTTTGCACTATGCTGCGTCTCGGGGCAGCGCAAAAGATGCCCGGCTGCTTATCAGAGATATCGTACACGTGAATGCGCCAGACAAGGATGGCGCAACACCTTTGCACTATGCTGCACGTGCCGGTAATACCGACTGCGCTTCACTCCTCGTCCGCGCCGGCGCAGACATTCGCATCCAGGACGCAGGCGGCCTGACAGCCCTTCACTATGCAGCGCGTGCACCTAACCCACAATGCATTTTGTTCCTCATACGCGCTGGATCGAGTGTGGATGTACGAGACAAGAAGGGCGCAACGGCACTCCACTATGCAGCCATGTCAGACAAGGCGATTTCTCTCAGCAAGGATGGGCCAATTGACGGTGCGGCGGAATGTATCAAGTTGTTGCTGGCATCGCGCGCATACTCGGGCACCAGAGACGAGCAAGGGAAAACCGCGCTGCACTACGCCGTGTCTGCCAGGAATTTGGCTTGCGTGGCGCTTCTCATAGATGCTGGCTGTGATGTGCTGGCCACAGACAAAAGTGGCGATGCACCGCTGCACTGTGCTGTACGAGCAGACAACTCAATATGCTTCACTCTGCTGCTACGTTCTCTTGCCACAAATTCGACATCTTGGAGATAG